One genomic window of Paramormyrops kingsleyae isolate MSU_618 chromosome 22, PKINGS_0.4, whole genome shotgun sequence includes the following:
- the LOC111846404 gene encoding myocardin-related transcription factor A-like isoform X3 has translation MDPPLGVGASPSEGVSCAVPGSAPSPQSEAVTNEMEELSLQAGLGLLPLQERKNVLQLKLQQRRTREELVSQGIMPPLKSPAAFHEQRRSLERARTEDYLKRKIRSRPERSELVRMHILKESSAEPSLQARQLQLKRARLADDLNDKIAQRPGPMELIHKNILPVHSSVKQALLDFPKAVTESSSFDDDSSDGFSPSQLGSQPSPPDTSSLGVGDPSPTQAPPPALPPPAPPVPPVQQKLTNGTATPPASRPSPLPVKAQGKTGSERATQRSKKPKDSKPKVKKLKYHQYIPPDQKVEREPPPLLDSSYAKILQQQQLFLQLQIISQQQQHYNYHTILPAPPKPPAEQQSPSTSGPSPSRGGPTPALTTSSPGGPLRQAHPTVVLPKLGPLPPNLDDFKVAELKQELKIRGLPVSGTKNDLLERLRTFQEQNGGPAPSGGTAGVGAPKCSLPQQLSQPVGPSPILGGTTVLHHSGEGGVVVAAAFPFVAAIAGGGAAPGPPPPIMKFGSTSSSPPESPAPSDRSLAGMSPDETSCNGDTFGDTVSSPLTQLNLHSSPLLPTAIKDEAPAPCRFSRCPHTLDKDQMLQEKDKQIEELTRMLQQKQRLVETLRSQLEQGKRVGAELQEVAGVRVKQEPDEGVGETTCCAYGSYVPDLSEDDTIQVTIKEEVEDDLGDMLSQADLQLGSFDQPAVLPLTQQPMEILRRQVSQTQQSVEILQRQVLRTQQPMEIQQCKVPQMQQSMELQQHQVPQTHQPMEIQQRQVAQVQQPMEIQQRQVAQVQQPMEIQQRQKIQVRQPIELEHQRQQWQQAPQGQLVQDRQASVTHKKKKKKKRRPLEVEVQQVPPVFGSQQPAISMPAPSLSLDILKSCPAPTLLSNSNSNHFLVALGSRGQEGTLSQCEGPGNVSLQRVQSTPTKSSSQSPPVTDSNAQSKSQFQPGLNHQLVKKGLQVSTNQRQESNSSLSAPPNLQPFFLGNEPAPSNEPAPSEEPAPSSPTHMVGMSSGIDVHTLFGPLSPAFKRQSPTPPLHDKENNSSEQMADFFDILIESGEISASFKDPGLSCLDSRTLPPSPSHSPLHFSAPVPLEPPVSQHPLEGEPQAPVSAEQEVVGTGSGRLEDFLESTTGKPLLGVEPGGPVTLIDDLHSQLLSTSSILDHPPSPMDTCELSFTPHFGEPGLDGMDWLDITMGVGTSGLSGVPPLGSHAPSSVFSADFLDSSDLQLTWDSCL, from the exons ATGGACCCCCCGCTGGGCGTAGGGGCCAGCCCCAGTGAGGGGGTGTCATGTGCAGTTCCTGGCTCCGCCCCCAGCCCACAGAGCGAGGCAGTGACCAATGAGATGGAGGAACTGTCACTTCAGGCAGGCCTGGGTCTGCTTCCACTGCAGGAGAGGAAGAACG TTCTTCAGCTGAAGCTTCAGCAGCGACGGACTCGTGAAGAGCTGGTCAGCCAAGGGATTATGCCAC ccctaaaGAGTCCGGCTGCCTTTCACGAGCAGAGGAGGAGTCTGGAGCGAGCGCGG aCTGAAGACTACCTGAAGAGGAAGATCCGGAGTAGGCCTGAGCGATCGGAGCTGGTGAGGATGCACATCCTGAAAG AGTCGTCGGCTGAGCCCTCCCTGCAGGCCCGTCAGCTGCAGCTGAAGAGGGCGCGACTCGCGGATGACCTCAACgacaagatcgcacagaggcctGGGCCCATGGAGCTAATCCACAAGAATATCCTGCCCGTGCACAGCAGTGTCAAGCAGGCCCTGCTCG ACTTCCCGAAGGCGGTGACGGAGAGCTCATCATTTGACGACGACAGCAGTGACGGCTTCTCGCCAAGCCAGCTGGGCAGCCAGCCCTCACCCCCGGACACGTCGAGCCTCGGGGTCGGTGACCCCTCCCCCACGCAG gccccaccccctgccctgCCTCCTCCTGCCCCACCGGTGCCCCCAGTGCAGCAGAAGCTGACAAATGGAACTGCAACTCCCCCAGCCTCCCGGCCTTCACCCCTGCCAGTCAAG GCCCAGGGGAAGACCGGATCTGAACGGGCCACTCAGCGCTCCAAGAAACCCAAGGACAGCAAGCCCAAAGTGAAGAAGCTAAAATATCACCAATACATCCCCCCCGACCAGAAGGTGGAacgcgagcccccccccctgctggactCCTCCTATGCCAAGATcctgcagcagcaacagctcTTCCTGCAGCTTCAGATCAtcagccagcagcagcagcactacAACTACCACACCATCCTGCCTGCCCCTCCCAA ACCTCCGGCAGAACAGCAGTCTCCCTCCACTTCTGGCCCTTCTCCCTCTCGGGGTGGACCCACCCCTGCACTGACGACATCTAGTCCAGGTGGGCCGCTCCGTCAGGCCCACCCCACCGTGGTGTTGCCTAAGCTGGGACCCTTGCCCCCTAATTTGGATGACTTCAAG GTTGCTGAGCTGAAGCAGGAGCTGAAGATCCGGGGCCTGCCAGTGTCGGGTACGAAGAACGACCTCCTTGAGAGACTGCGGACCTTCCAGGAGCAGAACGGAGGCCCAGCCCCTTCAGGGGGCACTGCTGGGGTCGGTGCCCCAAAATGCAGCCTACCGCAACAGCTATCCCAGCCTGTGGGGCCCTCCCCCATTCTGGGAGGGACCACTGTCTTGCACCATTCCGGTGAAGGAGGAGTGGTGGTGGCGGCGGCTTTCCCGTTCGTGGCTGCAATTgcaggaggcggagctgcaccggggcccccaccccccatcatgAAGTTTGGCAGCACGAGCTCATCACCACCCGAGTCTCCCGCCCCCTCTGACCGTTCACTGGCTGGGATGAGTCCAGATGAAACCAGCTGTAATGGAGATACATTTGGGGATACG GTCAGCTCCCCCCTGACGCAGTTGAACCTCCACTCCTCCCCGCTGCTGCCCACCGCGATCAAAGACGAGGCCCCAGCACCGTGCCGCTTCTCCCGCTGTCCTCACACCCTGGACAAGGACCAGATGCTGCAGGAGAAGGACAAGCAGATTGAGGAGCTGACGCGCATGCTGCAGCAGAAGCAGCGGCTCGTGGAGACGCTGCGCTCGCAGCTGGAGCAGGGCAAGCGGGTGGGGGCGGAGCTGCAGGAAGTGGCTGGCGTGCGAGTCAAACAGGAGCCTGATGAAGGTGTGGGGGAGACCACATGCTGTGCCTACGGCTCATATGTCCCCGACCTTAGCGAGGATGACACCATCCAGGTGACCATtaaggaggaggtggaggatgACTTGGGTGACATGCTGTCACAGGCAGACCTGCAGCTGGGATCGTTTGACCAGCCGGCCGTCCTGCCACTGACACAACAGCCAATGGAAATACTGCGGCGTCAagtatcacagacacagcagtcAGTGGAAATACTGCAGCGTCAGGTGCTACGAACACAGCAGCCAATGGAAATCCAGCAGTGTAAGGTACCACAGATGCAGCAGTCAATGGAACTGCAGCAGCATCAGGTGCCACAAACACATCAGCCAATGGAGATCCAGCAGCGTCAGGTGGCACAGGTGCAGCAGCCAATGGAGATCCAGCAGCGTCAGGTGGCACAGGTGCAGCAGCCAATGGAGATCCAGCAGCGTCAGAAGATTCAGGTGCGGCAGCCAATCGAATTAGAGCACCAAAGACAGCAGTGGCAGCAGGCACCTCAGGGGCAGCTGGTGCAGGATAGACAAGCGAGTGTGACgcacaagaagaagaagaagaagaagaggagacCGTTGGAGGTAGAGGTACAGCAG GTGCCCCCTGTATTTGGGAGCCAGCAACCTGCCATCTCTATGCCTGCCCCCTCCCTGTCATTGGACATCCTCAAGTCCTGCCCCGCCCCGACACTGCTGAGCAATAGCAACAGCAACCACTTCCTGGTTGCACTTGGCAGTCGCGGCCAGGAGGGGACGCTGTCACAGTGCGAAGGCCCTGGAAATGTCAGTCTACAG AGAGTGCAGTCCACACCCACCAAATCCTCCAGCCAATCACCTCCCGTGACTGACAGTAACGCCCAATCCAAGTCACAGTTTCAGCCAGGTCTCAACCATCAGCTGGTGAAAAAG GGACTCCAGGTGTCCACCAACCAACGACAAGAGTCAAACAGCTCCCTCTCTGCCCCGCCCAACCTGCAGCCTTTCTTTCTCGGTAATGAGCCCGCCCCCTCTAATGAGCCCGCCCCCTCTGAGGAGCCCGCCCCCTCATCTCCCACCCACATG GTGGGTATGTCTTCTGGTATCGATGTGCACACCTTATTCGGGCCCCTCTCCCCGGCTTTTAAGAGGCAGAGTCCCACACCCCCGCTGCACGACAAG GAGAACAACTCCAGTGAACAGATGGCTGACTTTTTTGACATCCTAATTGAGAGCGGAG AAATCTCTGCCAGCTTCAAAGACCCGGGGCTCTCCTGCCTTGACTCCAGAACCTTGCCCCCTTCACCTAGCCACTCCCCTCTACATTTCTCAGCCCCTGTCCCCCTTGAGCCCCCAGTCTCTCAGCACCCTTTGGAAGGGGAACCTCAGGCACCTGTTTCTGCAGAACAGGAAGTGGTCGGCACAGGAAGCGGCCGTCTGGAGGACTTCCTGGAGAGCACCACTGGAAAGCCATTGCTGGGGGTGGAACCAGGAGGCCCGGTGACTTTGATTGACGACCTCCATAGCCAATTGCTGAGCACTTCCAGCATCTTGGACCACCCTCCTTCTCCTATGGACACATGTGAGCTCTCCTTCACCCCCCACTTCGGAGAGCCGGGCCTGGATGGCATGGATTGGCTGGACATCACCATGGGAGTGGGGACCAGCGGGCTTTCAGGTGTGCCCCCTCTGGGATCTCATGCACCCTCCAGTGTGTTTTCAGCAGACTTCTTAGACAGTTCTGACCTGCAGCTTACCTGGGACTCCTGCTTGTAG
- the LOC111846404 gene encoding myocardin-related transcription factor A-like isoform X4: protein MLDTNPLLRIDPAPLGVPRPIRDSPEKRAVRLDYERHACQSLREVLQLKLQQRRTREELVSQGIMPPLKSPAAFHEQRRSLERARTEDYLKRKIRSRPERSELVRMHILKESSAEPSLQARQLQLKRARLADDLNDKIAQRPGPMELIHKNILPVHSSVKQALLDFPKAVTESSSFDDDSSDGFSPSQLGSQPSPPDTSSLGVGDPSPTQAPPPALPPPAPPVPPVQQKLTNGTATPPASRPSPLPVKAQGKTGSERATQRSKKPKDSKPKVKKLKYHQYIPPDQKVEREPPPLLDSSYAKILQQQQLFLQLQIISQQQQHYNYHTILPAPPKPPAEQQSPSTSGPSPSRGGPTPALTTSSPGGPLRQAHPTVVLPKLGPLPPNLDDFKVAELKQELKIRGLPVSGTKNDLLERLRTFQEQNGGPAPSGGTAGVGAPKCSLPQQLSQPVGPSPILGGTTVLHHSGEGGVVVAAAFPFVAAIAGGGAAPGPPPPIMKFGSTSSSPPESPAPSDRSLAGMSPDETSCNGDTFGDTVSSPLTQLNLHSSPLLPTAIKDEAPAPCRFSRCPHTLDKDQMLQEKDKQIEELTRMLQQKQRLVETLRSQLEQGKRVGAELQEVAGVRVKQEPDEGVGETTCCAYGSYVPDLSEDDTIQVTIKEEVEDDLGDMLSQADLQLGSFDQPAVLPLTQQPMEILRRQVSQTQQSVEILQRQVLRTQQPMEIQQCKVPQMQQSMELQQHQVPQTHQPMEIQQRQVAQVQQPMEIQQRQVAQVQQPMEIQQRQKIQVRQPIELEHQRQQWQQAPQGQLVQDRQASVTHKKKKKKKRRPLEVEVQQVPPVFGSQQPAISMPAPSLSLDILKSCPAPTLLSNSNSNHFLVALGSRGQEGTLSQCEGPGNVSLQRVQSTPTKSSSQSPPVTDSNAQSKSQFQPGLNHQLVKKGLQVSTNQRQESNSSLSAPPNLQPFFLGNEPAPSNEPAPSEEPAPSSPTHMVGMSSGIDVHTLFGPLSPAFKRQSPTPPLHDKENNSSEQMADFFDILIESGEISASFKDPGLSCLDSRTLPPSPSHSPLHFSAPVPLEPPVSQHPLEGEPQAPVSAEQEVVGTGSGRLEDFLESTTGKPLLGVEPGGPVTLIDDLHSQLLSTSSILDHPPSPMDTCELSFTPHFGEPGLDGMDWLDITMGVGTSGLSGVPPLGSHAPSSVFSADFLDSSDLQLTWDSCL from the exons ATGCTGGACACCAACCCCCTACTTCGCATTGACCCCGCCCCATTGGGAGTGCCACGGCCAATCAGAGACAGCCCTGAGAAGCGGGCCGTCCGATTGGATTATGAGAGACATGCCTGTCAGAGTCTCAGGGAAG TTCTTCAGCTGAAGCTTCAGCAGCGACGGACTCGTGAAGAGCTGGTCAGCCAAGGGATTATGCCAC ccctaaaGAGTCCGGCTGCCTTTCACGAGCAGAGGAGGAGTCTGGAGCGAGCGCGG aCTGAAGACTACCTGAAGAGGAAGATCCGGAGTAGGCCTGAGCGATCGGAGCTGGTGAGGATGCACATCCTGAAAG AGTCGTCGGCTGAGCCCTCCCTGCAGGCCCGTCAGCTGCAGCTGAAGAGGGCGCGACTCGCGGATGACCTCAACgacaagatcgcacagaggcctGGGCCCATGGAGCTAATCCACAAGAATATCCTGCCCGTGCACAGCAGTGTCAAGCAGGCCCTGCTCG ACTTCCCGAAGGCGGTGACGGAGAGCTCATCATTTGACGACGACAGCAGTGACGGCTTCTCGCCAAGCCAGCTGGGCAGCCAGCCCTCACCCCCGGACACGTCGAGCCTCGGGGTCGGTGACCCCTCCCCCACGCAG gccccaccccctgccctgCCTCCTCCTGCCCCACCGGTGCCCCCAGTGCAGCAGAAGCTGACAAATGGAACTGCAACTCCCCCAGCCTCCCGGCCTTCACCCCTGCCAGTCAAG GCCCAGGGGAAGACCGGATCTGAACGGGCCACTCAGCGCTCCAAGAAACCCAAGGACAGCAAGCCCAAAGTGAAGAAGCTAAAATATCACCAATACATCCCCCCCGACCAGAAGGTGGAacgcgagcccccccccctgctggactCCTCCTATGCCAAGATcctgcagcagcaacagctcTTCCTGCAGCTTCAGATCAtcagccagcagcagcagcactacAACTACCACACCATCCTGCCTGCCCCTCCCAA ACCTCCGGCAGAACAGCAGTCTCCCTCCACTTCTGGCCCTTCTCCCTCTCGGGGTGGACCCACCCCTGCACTGACGACATCTAGTCCAGGTGGGCCGCTCCGTCAGGCCCACCCCACCGTGGTGTTGCCTAAGCTGGGACCCTTGCCCCCTAATTTGGATGACTTCAAG GTTGCTGAGCTGAAGCAGGAGCTGAAGATCCGGGGCCTGCCAGTGTCGGGTACGAAGAACGACCTCCTTGAGAGACTGCGGACCTTCCAGGAGCAGAACGGAGGCCCAGCCCCTTCAGGGGGCACTGCTGGGGTCGGTGCCCCAAAATGCAGCCTACCGCAACAGCTATCCCAGCCTGTGGGGCCCTCCCCCATTCTGGGAGGGACCACTGTCTTGCACCATTCCGGTGAAGGAGGAGTGGTGGTGGCGGCGGCTTTCCCGTTCGTGGCTGCAATTgcaggaggcggagctgcaccggggcccccaccccccatcatgAAGTTTGGCAGCACGAGCTCATCACCACCCGAGTCTCCCGCCCCCTCTGACCGTTCACTGGCTGGGATGAGTCCAGATGAAACCAGCTGTAATGGAGATACATTTGGGGATACG GTCAGCTCCCCCCTGACGCAGTTGAACCTCCACTCCTCCCCGCTGCTGCCCACCGCGATCAAAGACGAGGCCCCAGCACCGTGCCGCTTCTCCCGCTGTCCTCACACCCTGGACAAGGACCAGATGCTGCAGGAGAAGGACAAGCAGATTGAGGAGCTGACGCGCATGCTGCAGCAGAAGCAGCGGCTCGTGGAGACGCTGCGCTCGCAGCTGGAGCAGGGCAAGCGGGTGGGGGCGGAGCTGCAGGAAGTGGCTGGCGTGCGAGTCAAACAGGAGCCTGATGAAGGTGTGGGGGAGACCACATGCTGTGCCTACGGCTCATATGTCCCCGACCTTAGCGAGGATGACACCATCCAGGTGACCATtaaggaggaggtggaggatgACTTGGGTGACATGCTGTCACAGGCAGACCTGCAGCTGGGATCGTTTGACCAGCCGGCCGTCCTGCCACTGACACAACAGCCAATGGAAATACTGCGGCGTCAagtatcacagacacagcagtcAGTGGAAATACTGCAGCGTCAGGTGCTACGAACACAGCAGCCAATGGAAATCCAGCAGTGTAAGGTACCACAGATGCAGCAGTCAATGGAACTGCAGCAGCATCAGGTGCCACAAACACATCAGCCAATGGAGATCCAGCAGCGTCAGGTGGCACAGGTGCAGCAGCCAATGGAGATCCAGCAGCGTCAGGTGGCACAGGTGCAGCAGCCAATGGAGATCCAGCAGCGTCAGAAGATTCAGGTGCGGCAGCCAATCGAATTAGAGCACCAAAGACAGCAGTGGCAGCAGGCACCTCAGGGGCAGCTGGTGCAGGATAGACAAGCGAGTGTGACgcacaagaagaagaagaagaagaagaggagacCGTTGGAGGTAGAGGTACAGCAG GTGCCCCCTGTATTTGGGAGCCAGCAACCTGCCATCTCTATGCCTGCCCCCTCCCTGTCATTGGACATCCTCAAGTCCTGCCCCGCCCCGACACTGCTGAGCAATAGCAACAGCAACCACTTCCTGGTTGCACTTGGCAGTCGCGGCCAGGAGGGGACGCTGTCACAGTGCGAAGGCCCTGGAAATGTCAGTCTACAG AGAGTGCAGTCCACACCCACCAAATCCTCCAGCCAATCACCTCCCGTGACTGACAGTAACGCCCAATCCAAGTCACAGTTTCAGCCAGGTCTCAACCATCAGCTGGTGAAAAAG GGACTCCAGGTGTCCACCAACCAACGACAAGAGTCAAACAGCTCCCTCTCTGCCCCGCCCAACCTGCAGCCTTTCTTTCTCGGTAATGAGCCCGCCCCCTCTAATGAGCCCGCCCCCTCTGAGGAGCCCGCCCCCTCATCTCCCACCCACATG GTGGGTATGTCTTCTGGTATCGATGTGCACACCTTATTCGGGCCCCTCTCCCCGGCTTTTAAGAGGCAGAGTCCCACACCCCCGCTGCACGACAAG GAGAACAACTCCAGTGAACAGATGGCTGACTTTTTTGACATCCTAATTGAGAGCGGAG AAATCTCTGCCAGCTTCAAAGACCCGGGGCTCTCCTGCCTTGACTCCAGAACCTTGCCCCCTTCACCTAGCCACTCCCCTCTACATTTCTCAGCCCCTGTCCCCCTTGAGCCCCCAGTCTCTCAGCACCCTTTGGAAGGGGAACCTCAGGCACCTGTTTCTGCAGAACAGGAAGTGGTCGGCACAGGAAGCGGCCGTCTGGAGGACTTCCTGGAGAGCACCACTGGAAAGCCATTGCTGGGGGTGGAACCAGGAGGCCCGGTGACTTTGATTGACGACCTCCATAGCCAATTGCTGAGCACTTCCAGCATCTTGGACCACCCTCCTTCTCCTATGGACACATGTGAGCTCTCCTTCACCCCCCACTTCGGAGAGCCGGGCCTGGATGGCATGGATTGGCTGGACATCACCATGGGAGTGGGGACCAGCGGGCTTTCAGGTGTGCCCCCTCTGGGATCTCATGCACCCTCCAGTGTGTTTTCAGCAGACTTCTTAGACAGTTCTGACCTGCAGCTTACCTGGGACTCCTGCTTGTAG
- the LOC111846404 gene encoding myocardin-related transcription factor A-like isoform X1 encodes MFPLLPDKLLRIARARVRVTSASELISHDGRPPFRIAVAPAAFLAQVGPHVCSPPPFSPAVLQLKLQQRRTREELVSQGIMPPLKSPAAFHEQRRSLERARTEDYLKRKIRSRPERSELVRMHILKESSAEPSLQARQLQLKRARLADDLNDKIAQRPGPMELIHKNILPVHSSVKQALLDFPKAVTESSSFDDDSSDGFSPSQLGSQPSPPDTSSLGVGDPSPTQAPPPALPPPAPPVPPVQQKLTNGTATPPASRPSPLPVKAQGKTGSERATQRSKKPKDSKPKVKKLKYHQYIPPDQKVEREPPPLLDSSYAKILQQQQLFLQLQIISQQQQHYNYHTILPAPPKPPAEQQSPSTSGPSPSRGGPTPALTTSSPGGPLRQAHPTVVLPKLGPLPPNLDDFKVAELKQELKIRGLPVSGTKNDLLERLRTFQEQNGGPAPSGGTAGVGAPKCSLPQQLSQPVGPSPILGGTTVLHHSGEGGVVVAAAFPFVAAIAGGGAAPGPPPPIMKFGSTSSSPPESPAPSDRSLAGMSPDETSCNGDTFGDTVSSPLTQLNLHSSPLLPTAIKDEAPAPCRFSRCPHTLDKDQMLQEKDKQIEELTRMLQQKQRLVETLRSQLEQGKRVGAELQEVAGVRVKQEPDEGVGETTCCAYGSYVPDLSEDDTIQVTIKEEVEDDLGDMLSQADLQLGSFDQPAVLPLTQQPMEILRRQVSQTQQSVEILQRQVLRTQQPMEIQQCKVPQMQQSMELQQHQVPQTHQPMEIQQRQVAQVQQPMEIQQRQVAQVQQPMEIQQRQKIQVRQPIELEHQRQQWQQAPQGQLVQDRQASVTHKKKKKKKRRPLEVEVQQVPPVFGSQQPAISMPAPSLSLDILKSCPAPTLLSNSNSNHFLVALGSRGQEGTLSQCEGPGNVSLQRVQSTPTKSSSQSPPVTDSNAQSKSQFQPGLNHQLVKKGLQVSTNQRQESNSSLSAPPNLQPFFLGNEPAPSNEPAPSEEPAPSSPTHMVGMSSGIDVHTLFGPLSPAFKRQSPTPPLHDKENNSSEQMADFFDILIESGEISASFKDPGLSCLDSRTLPPSPSHSPLHFSAPVPLEPPVSQHPLEGEPQAPVSAEQEVVGTGSGRLEDFLESTTGKPLLGVEPGGPVTLIDDLHSQLLSTSSILDHPPSPMDTCELSFTPHFGEPGLDGMDWLDITMGVGTSGLSGVPPLGSHAPSSVFSADFLDSSDLQLTWDSCL; translated from the exons atgtTTCCCTTGCTGCCTGATAAGCTCCTGCGCATAGCAAGAGCGCGTGTGAGGGTGACGAGCGCCAGCGAGCTGATCAGCCATGACGGCCGCCCGCCCTTCCGCATCGCTGTAGCCCCAGCCGCCTTCCTTGCTCAGGTTGGCCCCCATGTTTGCTCACCCCCCCCTTTTTCTCCTGCAGTTCTTCAGCTGAAGCTTCAGCAGCGACGGACTCGTGAAGAGCTGGTCAGCCAAGGGATTATGCCAC ccctaaaGAGTCCGGCTGCCTTTCACGAGCAGAGGAGGAGTCTGGAGCGAGCGCGG aCTGAAGACTACCTGAAGAGGAAGATCCGGAGTAGGCCTGAGCGATCGGAGCTGGTGAGGATGCACATCCTGAAAG AGTCGTCGGCTGAGCCCTCCCTGCAGGCCCGTCAGCTGCAGCTGAAGAGGGCGCGACTCGCGGATGACCTCAACgacaagatcgcacagaggcctGGGCCCATGGAGCTAATCCACAAGAATATCCTGCCCGTGCACAGCAGTGTCAAGCAGGCCCTGCTCG ACTTCCCGAAGGCGGTGACGGAGAGCTCATCATTTGACGACGACAGCAGTGACGGCTTCTCGCCAAGCCAGCTGGGCAGCCAGCCCTCACCCCCGGACACGTCGAGCCTCGGGGTCGGTGACCCCTCCCCCACGCAG gccccaccccctgccctgCCTCCTCCTGCCCCACCGGTGCCCCCAGTGCAGCAGAAGCTGACAAATGGAACTGCAACTCCCCCAGCCTCCCGGCCTTCACCCCTGCCAGTCAAG GCCCAGGGGAAGACCGGATCTGAACGGGCCACTCAGCGCTCCAAGAAACCCAAGGACAGCAAGCCCAAAGTGAAGAAGCTAAAATATCACCAATACATCCCCCCCGACCAGAAGGTGGAacgcgagcccccccccctgctggactCCTCCTATGCCAAGATcctgcagcagcaacagctcTTCCTGCAGCTTCAGATCAtcagccagcagcagcagcactacAACTACCACACCATCCTGCCTGCCCCTCCCAA ACCTCCGGCAGAACAGCAGTCTCCCTCCACTTCTGGCCCTTCTCCCTCTCGGGGTGGACCCACCCCTGCACTGACGACATCTAGTCCAGGTGGGCCGCTCCGTCAGGCCCACCCCACCGTGGTGTTGCCTAAGCTGGGACCCTTGCCCCCTAATTTGGATGACTTCAAG GTTGCTGAGCTGAAGCAGGAGCTGAAGATCCGGGGCCTGCCAGTGTCGGGTACGAAGAACGACCTCCTTGAGAGACTGCGGACCTTCCAGGAGCAGAACGGAGGCCCAGCCCCTTCAGGGGGCACTGCTGGGGTCGGTGCCCCAAAATGCAGCCTACCGCAACAGCTATCCCAGCCTGTGGGGCCCTCCCCCATTCTGGGAGGGACCACTGTCTTGCACCATTCCGGTGAAGGAGGAGTGGTGGTGGCGGCGGCTTTCCCGTTCGTGGCTGCAATTgcaggaggcggagctgcaccggggcccccaccccccatcatgAAGTTTGGCAGCACGAGCTCATCACCACCCGAGTCTCCCGCCCCCTCTGACCGTTCACTGGCTGGGATGAGTCCAGATGAAACCAGCTGTAATGGAGATACATTTGGGGATACG GTCAGCTCCCCCCTGACGCAGTTGAACCTCCACTCCTCCCCGCTGCTGCCCACCGCGATCAAAGACGAGGCCCCAGCACCGTGCCGCTTCTCCCGCTGTCCTCACACCCTGGACAAGGACCAGATGCTGCAGGAGAAGGACAAGCAGATTGAGGAGCTGACGCGCATGCTGCAGCAGAAGCAGCGGCTCGTGGAGACGCTGCGCTCGCAGCTGGAGCAGGGCAAGCGGGTGGGGGCGGAGCTGCAGGAAGTGGCTGGCGTGCGAGTCAAACAGGAGCCTGATGAAGGTGTGGGGGAGACCACATGCTGTGCCTACGGCTCATATGTCCCCGACCTTAGCGAGGATGACACCATCCAGGTGACCATtaaggaggaggtggaggatgACTTGGGTGACATGCTGTCACAGGCAGACCTGCAGCTGGGATCGTTTGACCAGCCGGCCGTCCTGCCACTGACACAACAGCCAATGGAAATACTGCGGCGTCAagtatcacagacacagcagtcAGTGGAAATACTGCAGCGTCAGGTGCTACGAACACAGCAGCCAATGGAAATCCAGCAGTGTAAGGTACCACAGATGCAGCAGTCAATGGAACTGCAGCAGCATCAGGTGCCACAAACACATCAGCCAATGGAGATCCAGCAGCGTCAGGTGGCACAGGTGCAGCAGCCAATGGAGATCCAGCAGCGTCAGGTGGCACAGGTGCAGCAGCCAATGGAGATCCAGCAGCGTCAGAAGATTCAGGTGCGGCAGCCAATCGAATTAGAGCACCAAAGACAGCAGTGGCAGCAGGCACCTCAGGGGCAGCTGGTGCAGGATAGACAAGCGAGTGTGACgcacaagaagaagaagaagaagaagaggagacCGTTGGAGGTAGAGGTACAGCAG GTGCCCCCTGTATTTGGGAGCCAGCAACCTGCCATCTCTATGCCTGCCCCCTCCCTGTCATTGGACATCCTCAAGTCCTGCCCCGCCCCGACACTGCTGAGCAATAGCAACAGCAACCACTTCCTGGTTGCACTTGGCAGTCGCGGCCAGGAGGGGACGCTGTCACAGTGCGAAGGCCCTGGAAATGTCAGTCTACAG AGAGTGCAGTCCACACCCACCAAATCCTCCAGCCAATCACCTCCCGTGACTGACAGTAACGCCCAATCCAAGTCACAGTTTCAGCCAGGTCTCAACCATCAGCTGGTGAAAAAG GGACTCCAGGTGTCCACCAACCAACGACAAGAGTCAAACAGCTCCCTCTCTGCCCCGCCCAACCTGCAGCCTTTCTTTCTCGGTAATGAGCCCGCCCCCTCTAATGAGCCCGCCCCCTCTGAGGAGCCCGCCCCCTCATCTCCCACCCACATG GTGGGTATGTCTTCTGGTATCGATGTGCACACCTTATTCGGGCCCCTCTCCCCGGCTTTTAAGAGGCAGAGTCCCACACCCCCGCTGCACGACAAG GAGAACAACTCCAGTGAACAGATGGCTGACTTTTTTGACATCCTAATTGAGAGCGGAG AAATCTCTGCCAGCTTCAAAGACCCGGGGCTCTCCTGCCTTGACTCCAGAACCTTGCCCCCTTCACCTAGCCACTCCCCTCTACATTTCTCAGCCCCTGTCCCCCTTGAGCCCCCAGTCTCTCAGCACCCTTTGGAAGGGGAACCTCAGGCACCTGTTTCTGCAGAACAGGAAGTGGTCGGCACAGGAAGCGGCCGTCTGGAGGACTTCCTGGAGAGCACCACTGGAAAGCCATTGCTGGGGGTGGAACCAGGAGGCCCGGTGACTTTGATTGACGACCTCCATAGCCAATTGCTGAGCACTTCCAGCATCTTGGACCACCCTCCTTCTCCTATGGACACATGTGAGCTCTCCTTCACCCCCCACTTCGGAGAGCCGGGCCTGGATGGCATGGATTGGCTGGACATCACCATGGGAGTGGGGACCAGCGGGCTTTCAGGTGTGCCCCCTCTGGGATCTCATGCACCCTCCAGTGTGTTTTCAGCAGACTTCTTAGACAGTTCTGACCTGCAGCTTACCTGGGACTCCTGCTTGTAG